A section of the Methanosphaera sp. genome encodes:
- a CDS encoding YhbY family RNA-binding protein, which yields MRNSLNAIEINIGKNGVNDNVIEEIKRQLKNQEIIKIRFTRSISFNKDEFLEEITKATKAKLIDVRGNVAVLYKRK from the coding sequence ATGAGAAATTCTTTAAATGCAATTGAAATTAACATTGGAAAAAATGGTGTTAATGACAATGTAATTGAAGAAATTAAACGTCAATTAAAAAATCAGGAAATTATTAAAATACGCTTCACACGTAGCATATCATTTAATAAAGATGAATTTCTTGAAGAAATCACAAAAGCTACAAAAGCTAAATTAATTGATGTTCGTGGTAATGTTGCTGTATTATATAAGAGAAAATAA
- a CDS encoding 50S ribosomal protein L39e, translating into MSRNKNLPQKTRLAKKGKQNRRVPIFAMMKTSRKLRTHPKARQWRRSKIKV; encoded by the coding sequence ATGAGTAGAAATAAAAATTTACCACAAAAAACAAGATTAGCTAAAAAAGGCAAACAAAACAGAAGAGTTCCTATATTTGCTATGATGAAAACATCAAGAAAACTAAGAACTCATCCAAAAGCAAGACAATGGAGAAGAAGCAAAATTAAAGTATAG
- a CDS encoding ribonuclease P protein component 4 gives MSRRKRPNWINTIAQERMQILFQQAEEQFSEHPERSDRYVKLTRNISTKYNIPLPDYWRGRFCKNCNKFLKVGINLRVRLSDNNTISRKCLECGNVEKVPYTHKK, from the coding sequence TTGAGTCGAAGAAAACGCCCTAACTGGATAAATACAATTGCACAAGAAAGAATGCAAATACTATTTCAACAAGCAGAAGAGCAGTTTTCCGAACACCCAGAGAGATCTGATCGTTATGTTAAGTTAACTCGTAATATCTCTACAAAATATAATATACCATTACCTGATTATTGGCGAGGAAGGTTTTGTAAAAATTGTAATAAATTCCTAAAAGTGGGAATTAACTTAAGAGTAAGACTTTCAGATAACAATACCATATCAAGAAAATGTCTTGAATGTGGAAATGTAGAGAAAGTTCCATATACTCATAAGAAATAA
- a CDS encoding translation initiation factor IF-6 codes for MIQRFDIDGNPNLGVSILAKDNIAIVSPGLQESYVKTIEETLDVPIIKAPICGSNLAGALIAGNTNSLLVSQYIFSHELDIIRKHDVNIEVIPDQLTAIGNVVVANDNGAIVNPNLSSEAKEIIKNSLDVEVVSTTIAGLDIVGSAVAATNKGALVHPDASEEELDLIEDVLGVPAEIGTVNRGVKLVGACLIANSNGVIVGNKTTGPELARIDQVFNLFEGSL; via the coding sequence ATGATACAAAGATTCGATATTGATGGAAATCCAAATTTAGGAGTTTCTATTTTAGCAAAAGATAACATAGCAATAGTTTCACCAGGACTTCAAGAATCTTATGTAAAGACAATTGAAGAAACCTTAGATGTACCAATAATCAAAGCACCAATCTGTGGTAGTAACCTTGCAGGAGCATTAATTGCAGGAAATACTAATAGTCTTCTTGTTTCACAATATATCTTTTCTCATGAACTTGATATCATAAGAAAACATGATGTTAACATAGAAGTTATACCAGATCAATTAACTGCAATAGGAAACGTTGTTGTGGCTAATGATAATGGTGCTATTGTAAATCCAAATTTATCCAGCGAGGCTAAAGAAATTATAAAAAATAGTCTTGATGTAGAAGTAGTAAGTACAACTATAGCAGGTTTGGATATTGTAGGCTCTGCAGTAGCTGCTACAAATAAAGGTGCATTAGTTCATCCTGATGCATCAGAGGAAGAATTAGATCTTATTGAGGACGTATTAGGTGTGCCTGCTGAGATTGGTACAGTTAACCGTGGAGTAAAACTCGTTGGAGCATGTCTTATTGCAAACTCTAACGGAGTTATAGTAGGAAATAAAACTACAGGTCCAGAACTAGCAAGGATTGATCAAGTATTCAATTTATTTGAGGGATCATTATGA
- the ftsY gene encoding signal recognition particle-docking protein FtsY, translating into MKDEDEPKKKSRFSFFNRNKDKDEDEEPQDDEAQDESEDDDEIVEDEIQDDIQQDSLDDTKEDSIVDEDVEDVSSDDEVVEDEEPQDDEAQDDKKSEKKGFFSFLSRNKNKDKDKDEEDEESQEDDESTPDDIDEAVEEVQQTQTPADEDEKESESSDNGKKTVKYEGEVEGGRFSFLNTKTIKEDDIEEILEDLEMSLIEGDVAFEVAETIVEDVKEDLIGRKIKRKGDMELFTTNALKKSIRGIIDNGKYDLIGDIEAAKAKGEPYKIMFVGINGTGKTTTIAKLATYLKKHGYTSVFGASDTFRAGAIEQLEHHAKNLDLKIIKHSRNSDPAAVAYDAVDHAKTTGKDVVLIDTSGRMQTNANLMDEMKKIKRISKPDIVVYVGDALMGNDATEQATKFDEVIDLDGIILTKTDADAKGGAALSIGHVIHKPILFIGVGQGYDDLIEFDPDWMINKIFGEDEDE; encoded by the coding sequence ATAAAAGATGAAGATGAACCTAAAAAGAAAAGTCGTTTCAGCTTCTTTAATCGTAACAAAGATAAAGATGAAGATGAAGAACCTCAAGATGATGAAGCTCAAGATGAATCTGAAGATGATGATGAAATAGTTGAAGATGAAATTCAAGATGATATTCAACAAGATTCATTAGATGATACTAAAGAAGATTCAATTGTTGATGAAGATGTTGAAGATGTTTCATCAGATGATGAAGTAGTTGAAGATGAAGAACCTCAAGATGATGAAGCTCAAGATGATAAAAAATCTGAGAAGAAAGGATTTTTCAGTTTCCTAAGTCGTAACAAAAACAAAGATAAAGATAAAGATGAAGAAGATGAAGAATCTCAAGAAGATGATGAATCTACACCAGATGATATAGATGAAGCTGTTGAAGAAGTACAACAAACACAAACACCTGCAGATGAAGATGAAAAAGAGTCTGAATCTAGTGATAATGGTAAAAAAACAGTAAAATATGAAGGTGAAGTTGAAGGTGGAAGATTCTCATTCCTCAATACAAAAACAATTAAAGAAGATGACATAGAAGAAATTCTAGAAGATCTTGAAATGTCATTAATTGAGGGTGATGTTGCATTTGAAGTTGCAGAAACAATTGTTGAAGATGTAAAAGAAGACCTTATTGGACGTAAAATTAAACGTAAAGGTGACATGGAACTTTTCACAACAAATGCTCTTAAAAAATCCATACGTGGAATTATAGATAATGGTAAATACGATCTTATAGGAGATATTGAAGCTGCAAAAGCTAAAGGTGAACCATATAAAATCATGTTTGTTGGTATTAATGGTACAGGTAAAACAACAACAATTGCAAAACTTGCAACATATCTTAAAAAACATGGATACACATCAGTATTTGGTGCATCAGATACATTCCGTGCAGGTGCAATTGAACAACTAGAACATCATGCAAAAAATCTTGATCTTAAAATTATTAAACATTCAAGAAATTCAGATCCAGCTGCTGTTGCATATGATGCTGTAGATCATGCAAAAACAACAGGAAAAGATGTTGTGCTAATCGATACATCAGGACGTATGCAGACAAATGCAAACCTTATGGATGAAATGAAAAAGATTAAAAGAATTTCAAAACCTGACATTGTAGTTTATGTTGGTGATGCTCTTATGGGTAATGATGCAACAGAACAGGCTACTAAGTTTGATGAAGTAATTGATCTTGATGGTATAATTCTTACAAAAACAGATGCTGATGCTAAAGGTGGAGCTGCATTATCTATTGGACATGTAATTCATAAACCTATCTTATTTATTGGTGTAGGTCAAGGTTATGATGATCTTATTGAATTTGATCCTGACTGGATGATTAACAAAATCTTTGGTGAAGATGAAGACGAATAA
- the thrC gene encoding threonine synthase, translating to MMRCISCGKEYDDDEIVYTCECGSILEVEVEPKDIPRETFDCRRDNIWKYKEYLPVNYENRVSLDEGGTPFCKCDKIGDELGIDLYVKVEGSNPTGSFKDRGMSVGTTKAVDLGVGMVGCASTGNTSASLSAYAARAGLKCAVVLPSGKVALGKLAQAMFHGAKVFSIDGNFDDALKTITELALEGELYLLNSINPFRLEGQKTIGYEIVHDLKWQSPDRIILPVGNAGNISAIWKGITEFRDAGYIKDTPKMTGIQAENSAPIANAVREGRDTVTPVENPDTIATAIRIGAPVSSVKAMRAIKESDGTAETVSDDEILSAQMYLARTEGIGVEPASAASIAGVKKLVENGEIEKGERVVCVVTGHVLKDPNVAIDACEEPTAVSSDPADIRNILKTI from the coding sequence ATGATGAGATGTATTTCTTGTGGAAAAGAATATGACGATGACGAAATAGTATATACATGTGAATGCGGTTCTATCTTAGAAGTAGAAGTAGAACCAAAAGACATACCACGTGAAACATTTGACTGCAGACGTGACAACATATGGAAATATAAAGAATATTTACCAGTAAACTATGAAAACAGAGTAAGTCTTGATGAAGGTGGAACACCATTTTGTAAATGTGACAAAATTGGTGATGAGTTAGGAATTGACTTATATGTTAAAGTAGAAGGATCAAACCCTACAGGAAGTTTCAAAGATCGTGGAATGAGTGTAGGAACAACAAAAGCTGTAGATCTTGGTGTTGGAATGGTAGGATGTGCATCAACAGGAAACACATCAGCATCACTTTCAGCATATGCAGCACGTGCAGGACTTAAATGTGCAGTAGTACTTCCATCAGGAAAAGTAGCACTAGGAAAACTTGCACAGGCAATGTTCCATGGAGCAAAAGTATTTTCAATTGATGGAAACTTTGATGATGCTCTTAAAACAATCACAGAACTTGCACTTGAAGGAGAATTATACCTCCTAAATTCAATAAACCCATTCCGTCTTGAAGGACAAAAAACTATTGGATATGAAATTGTACATGATCTTAAATGGCAATCACCTGATAGAATTATCTTACCTGTAGGTAATGCTGGAAACATATCAGCTATCTGGAAAGGTATTACAGAATTTAGAGATGCAGGATACATCAAAGATACACCAAAAATGACAGGTATTCAAGCAGAAAACAGTGCACCTATTGCAAATGCAGTACGTGAAGGAAGAGATACAGTAACACCTGTAGAAAATCCTGATACAATAGCAACAGCTATCAGAATTGGAGCTCCTGTAAGTTCTGTAAAAGCAATGCGTGCAATTAAAGAATCTGATGGTACTGCTGAAACTGTATCTGATGATGAAATTCTTTCAGCACAAATGTATCTTGCAAGAACAGAAGGTATTGGTGTTGAACCTGCTAGTGCAGCATCAATTGCTGGAGTTAAAAAACTTGTAGAAAATGGTGAAATTGAAAAAGGAGAACGTGTTGTATGTGTTGTAACAGGTCACGTACTTAAAGATCCTAACGTTGCAATCGATGCATGTGAAGAACCTACAGCTGTTTCATCAGATCCTGCTGATATAAGAAACATCTTAAAAACAATTTAA
- the rpl18a gene encoding 50S ribosomal protein L18Ae, with translation MKTKIYRVKGTLLDSDKAKPFTREMKAIKEEDIKEKLYSEFGSKHRLNRDQIIFEEIAEIAPEDVKDPIVQNLL, from the coding sequence ATGAAAACAAAAATATATAGAGTAAAAGGAACATTATTAGATAGTGATAAAGCTAAACCATTTACAAGAGAAATGAAAGCAATCAAAGAAGAAGATATTAAAGAAAAATTATATTCAGAATTTGGTAGTAAACACAGATTAAACAGAGACCAAATTATCTTTGAAGAAATTGCTGAAATTGCACCAGAAGATGTAAAAGACCCTATCGTACAAAACTTATTATAA
- a CDS encoding DNA-binding protein, with amino-acid sequence MSELDEIRRKRMQQLQQQQQMAAAQQGASIEQMQQEEARKQQFEQEKKNALRQIMSPEARQRLANLRLTKPELVNGIEMQLISLAQAGRLQIPVTDATLKQILKETMGSKREIHITRK; translated from the coding sequence ATGAGTGAACTTGACGAAATTAGACGTAAAAGAATGCAACAGCTACAACAACAGCAACAAATGGCTGCTGCACAACAAGGAGCTTCAATTGAGCAAATGCAACAAGAAGAAGCTAGAAAACAACAGTTTGAACAGGAAAAGAAAAATGCTTTAAGACAAATTATGTCGCCTGAAGCACGTCAAAGACTCGCAAACTTAAGATTAACTAAACCAGAACTAGTAAATGGTATTGAAATGCAGTTAATTAGTTTAGCTCAAGCTGGACGTTTACAAATCCCTGTAACTGATGCTACATTAAAGCAGATACTTAAAGAAACAATGGGAAGTAAACGTGAAATTCATATCACAAGAAAATAA
- a CDS encoding 30S ribosomal protein S19e, giving the protein MTTAYDVPAESLITEVSKDLKENDKIIVPDWARFVKTGVHKERRPENPDWWFVRAATLLRRIYVDGPVGIMRLQTKYGGNKDRGTNPEKFKRGSGSIIRVALQQLEDAGYVAKTERGRVVTPEGQSYLDNKAAEIAKDIPELSKY; this is encoded by the coding sequence ATGACAACAGCATATGATGTACCTGCTGAAAGTTTAATTACCGAAGTAAGTAAAGATTTAAAAGAAAACGATAAGATAATTGTACCTGATTGGGCAAGATTTGTTAAAACAGGTGTACACAAAGAACGTAGACCAGAAAACCCTGATTGGTGGTTTGTAAGAGCAGCAACACTACTTAGAAGAATCTATGTAGATGGTCCTGTAGGAATAATGAGATTACAAACAAAATACGGTGGCAACAAAGACAGAGGAACAAACCCTGAAAAATTCAAAAGAGGAAGCGGATCCATCATAAGAGTAGCTCTTCAACAATTAGAAGATGCAGGATACGTAGCTAAAACTGAAAGAGGAAGAGTTGTTACACCAGAAGGACAATCATACCTCGATAACAAAGCAGCAGAAATTGCAAAAGATATTCCTGAATTATCCAAATACTAA
- a CDS encoding asparagine synthase-related protein, with product MKAAVLYSGGKDSSLMATILDKFGYDVELITINFGLFDSSIPAAKSAKNLGFKHKVITLNREILDDAVDMIIEDNFPNNGINYIHHQAIEYVAAQYDVIADGTRREDRIPKLTMSEIQSLEDRLDVQYLNLTGIGYKTVNDISDEIFELEKKESDIYNSSDYEMEVRVLLKQKGCSIDEIFPQHIQSKVIGWKIK from the coding sequence ATGAAAGCAGCTGTATTATATAGTGGTGGAAAAGATAGTTCGTTAATGGCAACTATTTTAGATAAGTTTGGATATGATGTAGAACTTATCACTATTAACTTTGGATTATTTGATTCATCAATACCAGCAGCAAAGTCAGCAAAAAATCTTGGATTTAAACATAAAGTTATAACATTAAATCGTGAAATTTTAGATGATGCTGTTGATATGATAATTGAAGATAATTTCCCAAACAATGGTATAAATTACATACATCATCAGGCTATTGAGTATGTAGCAGCACAATATGATGTTATTGCTGATGGTACAAGACGTGAAGATAGAATTCCAAAACTTACAATGTCTGAAATTCAAAGTTTAGAAGATCGCTTAGATGTTCAATATCTTAACCTTACAGGTATAGGATATAAGACAGTTAATGATATAAGTGATGAAATCTTTGAACTTGAAAAAAAGGAAAGTGACATCTATAATAGTTCAGACTATGAAATGGAAGTAAGAGTACTTCTAAAACAAAAAGGTTGTAGTATTGATGAGATCTTCCCACAACATATTCAATCAAAAGTTATAGGATGGAAGATAAAATGA
- a CDS encoding class I SAM-dependent methyltransferase has protein sequence MANLKQHFNNAAEEYDSQINKTVLCYDDMLDALVNAIPDEKENPRILDLGCGTGNVSLRILEKFPNAKITCFDISDKMIEHAKEKLQDYDVEFVIGDFTIIDIIDKYDVIVSSLALHHIKTDDEKKHMYHHIYEALDEGGVFYNADVIKANSNYNAKLNHKIENEYMQSKQLPEDEMQNYHDKRDDNDHPATLMTHLRLLQEVGFKEIDVIWKYYSNAVYGAAKK, from the coding sequence ATGGCAAATTTAAAACAACACTTTAATAATGCAGCAGAAGAATATGATTCACAGATAAATAAAACTGTACTATGTTATGATGACATGTTAGATGCATTAGTTAATGCAATACCAGATGAAAAAGAAAATCCAAGAATACTTGATCTTGGATGTGGAACAGGTAATGTATCACTAAGAATTCTTGAAAAATTTCCAAATGCAAAAATAACATGTTTTGATATATCAGATAAAATGATAGAACATGCAAAAGAAAAACTTCAAGACTATGATGTAGAATTTGTAATAGGTGATTTTACAATAATTGACATTATAGATAAATACGATGTAATAGTATCATCACTAGCACTTCATCACATAAAAACAGATGATGAGAAAAAACACATGTATCATCACATCTATGAAGCATTAGATGAAGGTGGAGTATTCTATAATGCAGATGTAATAAAAGCAAACAGCAACTACAATGCAAAACTAAATCATAAAATAGAAAATGAGTACATGCAATCAAAACAACTTCCAGAAGATGAAATGCAAAACTATCATGATAAAAGAGATGATAATGATCATCCAGCAACACTCATGACACACCTTAGACTACTCCAAGAGGTAGGATTTAAGGAAATTGATGTAATATGGAAGTACTACTCAAATGCAGTATATGGAGCAGCAAAAAAATAA
- a CDS encoding adenylate kinase family protein: protein MMIIITGTPGVGKSSVSEYLKDKLVDDKFISINSLLEDYDLNLGVDEVRGYKIVDVESMIPIVDKIKHENNEHNIFFEGHLAQDYPGADIVIILRCDPMILKERLDARGWKDVKVHENVSAEILGICSQESYDTYGDIIQEIDTTNMSISEVGDTIVDIINDKVKYSFGDVDFLSKYFTYLD from the coding sequence ATGATGATTATAATTACTGGAACACCAGGTGTTGGAAAAAGTAGTGTTAGTGAATATCTTAAAGATAAACTAGTAGATGATAAATTTATATCAATTAACAGTCTTCTTGAAGATTATGATCTTAACTTAGGTGTAGATGAAGTACGTGGATATAAAATTGTTGATGTAGAATCTATGATACCTATTGTTGATAAGATAAAACATGAAAATAATGAGCATAACATCTTCTTTGAAGGACATCTTGCACAGGACTATCCTGGTGCTGATATTGTAATTATTCTTAGATGTGATCCTATGATACTTAAAGAACGTCTTGATGCAAGAGGATGGAAAGACGTAAAAGTTCATGAAAATGTATCTGCTGAAATTCTTGGAATATGTTCACAGGAAAGCTATGATACATATGGTGATATAATCCAGGAAATTGACACAACTAATATGTCAATTAGTGAAGTTGGAGATACAATTGTTGATATTATCAATGATAAAGTTAAATATAGCTTTGGTGATGTTGATTTTCTAAGTAAATACTTCACATATCTTGACTAA
- the pfdA gene encoding prefoldin subunit alpha: MEDRQKLEKMVAELNQLQQQGEAIAKQLEQLNMSLADIRSATDALKGIEGKVGEEVLLPIGAGCFIDAEIKSDDVILGVGADVAIKKSAQETIETLTKETKDVESLIKSLTEQLTKINEVIAKQRPEAERLMQQAEMQQQQMQQ; the protein is encoded by the coding sequence ATGGAAGATAGACAAAAACTTGAAAAAATGGTTGCAGAATTAAACCAATTACAACAACAAGGGGAAGCAATTGCAAAACAGCTTGAACAATTAAACATGTCTCTTGCTGACATTCGCTCTGCAACTGATGCATTAAAAGGTATTGAAGGTAAAGTTGGTGAAGAAGTACTTCTTCCTATAGGTGCTGGATGCTTTATTGATGCAGAAATTAAAAGTGACGATGTAATTCTTGGTGTAGGTGCAGATGTTGCAATTAAAAAATCAGCACAAGAAACTATTGAAACTTTAACAAAAGAAACAAAAGATGTTGAATCATTAATTAAATCATTAACTGAACAGTTAACAAAAATTAATGAAGTAATTGCAAAACAAAGACCTGAAGCAGAAAGATTAATGCAACAAGCAGAAATGCAACAACAACAAATGCAGCAATAA
- a CDS encoding 50S ribosomal protein L31e, whose protein sequence is MERIYTIPLRDVKRVPRTKRSPKAMRYIREFIQKHMKVEDVVIATEVNEKIWERGREKIPSKIKVKAVEEDGTVEVLLADE, encoded by the coding sequence ATGGAAAGAATTTACACAATACCTCTTAGAGATGTAAAAAGAGTACCTAGAACAAAAAGGTCACCAAAAGCAATGAGATACATCAGAGAATTCATTCAAAAACACATGAAAGTTGAAGATGTAGTAATTGCAACAGAAGTTAATGAAAAAATTTGGGAAAGAGGACGAGAAAAAATCCCTTCCAAAATTAAAGTTAAAGCTGTAGAAGAAGACGGAACAGTAGAAGTATTATTAGCAGACGAATAG